CTTAATATTGTGTCATGAAGAAACAAGAACAAGCATTAAGTCCTGCAAGTGCGAACCGGTTGCGGCGCAAGTATGACAGGGCGTTCAAGCAAGAAGCAGTGCGGATGCTGCAAAACGGCAAGGTCGTAAAAGAAGTGGCCGAACTGCTCGGTGTGAGCGAACAGGTGTTGTACAACTGGAAAAGTAAGGAAAAGGGGCTGTCGGCATCGGAGAGTAGCCTTGAGC
The genomic region above belongs to Bacteroidetes Order II. bacterium and contains:
- a CDS encoding transposase, whose translation is MKKQEQALSPASANRLRRKYDRAFKQEAVRMLQNGKVVKEVAELLGVSEQVLYNWKSKEKGLSASESSLELRAAREEAEQLRKRLKEAETERDILKKALFIFSRTTS